The genome window gcttctaaacgagtcaaaaagtcaagacacgacccattgtcaaaatttctgtgtccatcactgtagttcatccaaaacaaaccagaaatgagactcaaagtgttaaataccggaattatcctttaacggACAAACGTTTTACTTaattgtctccgacgatgacatgattgtccggtggtggctactttagcttctctatgcatttcaaaagcgaggAATGATCAGttaactgagccattggttgcaattcaaccttaccactagatgtcgctaaaatttacacactgcacctttaagtcttGCTAAGAGTGTATATGTTTTATCTGGTCACTTGGTTATGTGCAAATATtgtctatttttttaaatcattaattttttattttatcttgtGCCTTTGTTTTCTTATGGAtagcttttattttattttaactttgtATTTATCTATTGTACAGTGCTTGGCTACAGCacctgttgttttaaatgtgctatataaataaataaaacaaacaaaactaacTAAACACACCCATAAACACCTATCCAAGCTTTTTGATATGTGTATATCTAAGGTGAGGGCCAgaatatatacagtattgtgcaaaagtcttaggccaccatgccatcattttttttttttgcaatgttatagtgatcatatataattatttctcaggttttttattagaatacaaccagaaaatacaggaaatttgtatgtagtattaaaaacagtataaacgtaaaagctgaagtgtcaagtatttagggtaaactctcCTTCCGCTTGAGCAAAAGCAGTGTAAAcctaaatgaaaatgaaatcctaatttttaattttaatcaaatgacttcaggacttcagtctcctcaaaaagctcaagatgtgtttaatgccaagagaggtcacactaaatactgaccgATGCCTGAAGAAGTTctgaaattagttttttttttatttgtgtacatatttcctgtttgtattttaataaaatagattgaaaaaataatatggatggacattaaaacttctaaaacaacaagtctggtggtggcggcctaagacttttgcacagtactgtatatattaaaTACAACAGGCTGTTGTATATGAGTTTTAATAGAATGGCACTATTTATTATGAAGATACTCCTGAGTATATCTGCagaagtttaattaatttgcatTAATAATGTAACCATATTGccagttttatatttttttctgtataaTACCTCTGTGAAATCACAATGCAGGTACTATTCAAACTCAAGTTTTTCGTTAATTCATCtctgtgtaataaaatattaaaatacatgAATATATAAAATCCGCACCTGATCCAGCAACCTGTCCACAAGCAGAGCGCTGTGGGAGACGAGAAGAGACAGCGGGCGCGGCCGGAGAATTGACCTTCTTTGGTGGAGGAGCTTTGAACTgcagacaaaacatttttttgttgaaaacaATCCACTCACTGCActctaaataaataatagcGTAACTGTGTGGGACATTTGTGACTTTATCTGTGAAttccaggttaaagtctcaagCCTTAAACATAAGTTTAGGACaataaaagtttgatttcaatctatGACATGGCCTAAGTCAATactaaatatatcaaggtttaTAATGATCTTTACAATATGTAGGATGACttaatgtagaaaacagtaaatcagttAAGACATAGAAATTTGGTATACCAAAATGTAACTTACTACACATACGCATCAATAACAAACACTCATAGAGTCTCTGTCCAACAGAAATTCAGTGTTTACTCTCAAAACATGATTAAACAGTCGGTTTGATGATTTTGGCCATCCACAGGCAGCACATCTGTATTtggatatgcatgtatgtaagaGTGAAACCACTTTTGAAAAACATTTGGATATTGAAATatcaaagtaaataaaatctGATATGAACAGTGCACTGTAAGCCCAGAAGTTAATTCAATTCATCTTATTTTAACAGTTATATAATGTTAAGAGAACTCTCCAAAAAAAAGAGGCCACCTAGCAAAGCAAAGGTAACGGAGTAAAGCAAATGTTTTAACTTCACACAGAGACCCTAACACTCAACACACAAGTCTCAATAATAGTTACAGTAATCAAATCTCATGAAGTGAAAAGATGAGCTTTTGCATTTCgccacaaaaaataaaaaacaaagatgatagtcctttcacacatacagtctttactggtaatttactggtaaattgcagttaacatgtcatgtgtgaacagaacctttccggtaaatcagtgctcccaatttaccaataagacaggttgtaagattaccagtaatttaccggtaagcgctatgtgtgaacgaaaaatataggattaccggcatttagaaaggacgacgtcagaccgcgctgaccgATCAGGCCAATCAGAACGTTTTTAaacagatgacgcgtttaccACCGCACTGTTTACGTTCGTTTCCACACCCatgctgcttaaaagtcgagcacaactgaagttaacatccacatttcttcaaagttgtttaaaacagctgaCCATCTATTTGTcaaattgccgacgtccttagcacaccctcggtgaagcctaatgtgcaaacacaggttccgtttgacgccgcctaacgcaatgttgtttgatcacgagcaacttcgcgaccgtttgccacagatgtgaaaacaacaaaatacggaccgacgatattaagtcataacccgccattgTGTACAAATACGACGCGGAGCTCGcggccgcgcgccacaggtaacttccgctttctctccgaatttaccggtattttgatactaatgtgtgaatgatgtcttactggtaaaaagacgtaacgtcactgcatgtgtgagcagcacatttttgtatttactggtaaattcattctggtaaattcatggtaatttactagaattactgtgtgaaagaggctagtttgtaagattaccagtaatttaccggtaagcgctatgtgtgaacgaaaaatataggattaccggcatttagaacggatgacgtcagaccgcgctgacagatcgGGCCAATCAGGATGTTTTTAaacagatgacgcgtttaccACGGCACTGTTTACGTTCGTTTCCACACCCatgctgcttaaaagtcgagcacaactgaagttaacatccacatttcctcaaagttgtttaaaacagcttccCATATATTTGTcaaattgccgacgtccttagcacaccctcggtgaagcctaatgtgcaaacacaggttccgtttgacgccgcctaacgcaatgttgtttgatcacgagcaacttcgcgaccttttgccacagatgtgaaaacaacaaaatactgaccgacgatattaagtcataacccgccattgtgtacaaatacgacacggagctcgcggccgcgcgccacaggtaacttccgctttctctccgagtttaccggtattttgatactaatgtgtgaatgatgtcttactggtaaaaagacgtaacgtcactgcatgtgtgagcagcacttttttgtatttactggtaaattcattctggtaaattcatggtaatttactagaattactgtgtgaaagaggctagtttgtaagattaccagtaatttaccggtaagcgctatgtgtgaacgaaaaatataggattacgGGCATTTAGAACGgatgacgtcagaccgcgctgacagatcgggccaatcagaatgtttttaaacagatgacgcgtttaccACGGCACTGTTTACGTTCGTTTCCACACCCatgctgcttaaaagtcgagcacaactgaagttaacatccacatttcctcaaagttgtttaaaacagcttccCATATATTTGTCAAATTGCCaacgtccttagcacaccctcggtgaagcctaatgtgcaaacacaggttccgtttgacgccgcctaacgcaatgttgtttgatcacgagcaacttcgcgaccgtttgccacagatgtgaaaacaacaaaatacggaccgacgatattaagtcataacccgtCATTGTGAACAAATACGACACGGAGCTCGcggccgcgcgccacaggtaacttccgctttctctccgattttaccggtattttgatactaatgtgtgaatgatgtcttactggtaaaaagacgtaacgtcactgcatgtgtgagcagcacatttttgtatttactggtaaattaattctggtaaattcatggtaatttactagaattactgtgtgaaagaggctagtttgtaagattaccagtaatttactggtaagcgctatgtgtgaacgaaaaatataggattaccggcatttagaacggatgacgtcagaccgcgctgacagatcgGGCCAATCAGAATGTTTTTAAACAGATGACGTGTTTACCACTGCACTGTTTATGTTCGTTTCCACACCCatgctgcttaaaagtcgagcacaactgaagttaacatccacatttcctcaaaagttgtttaaaacagcttccCATATATTTGTCAAATTGCCAACGTCCTTAGCATACCCTcggtgaagcctaatgtgcaaacacaGGTTCCGGTTGACGGCGcctaacgcaatgttgtttggtcacgagcaacttctcgaacgtttgccacagatgtgaaaacaacaaaatacggaccgacgatattaagtcataaccctCCATTGTGtacaaatacgacacggagctcgcggccgcgcgccacaggtaacttccgctttctctccgagtttaccggtattttgatactaatgtgtgaatgatgtcttactggtaaaaagacgtaacgtcactgcatgtgtgagcagcacatttttgtatttactggtaaattcattctggtaaattcatggtcaTTTActagaattactgtgtgaaagagccTGATAACACCTGCAGGCTGCAgtagtataaataaagaaaactaATAGCAAAACAACACTCATATAACAATATTACTAAGAGACACAATTGAATCCCAAATGATATTTAAACTGAAGACTCACCGGAGTCTTGGTAGGAGGCTTTGCTTTCTCAGTTCCAGTAACCTTGCTCTTATTGGAGATCCTTGATGCTTGTTCTTTGCAGAACTTAATGTGGCGATCCGCTGCATTCTGACTGAAGCGCCGCTGGCAATACTGGCACTGGATATAATCTGAAACAATCACAGTTTAATAACACATAAATGTATGCCTAAAATGACCAAGGATCTTacttagggtggccattcgtgccagttccgccggacacgtcccgaacatgttttcgggttcgttctccggaagtcgcgttgctcgaccgcatacgtcatcgaggttctcacatttcagttaaaaatacattagaaaatttacatttatttattttaagacatacaatcattgtagtttcattcttaccttgaaatgtaacggttgcttttctggaattaaacccgaaatattaaaccttgatgacgtatgcggtcaactAACTCGACTTCCGgggaacgaacccgaaaacatgttcgggacgtgtccggcggaactggcacgaatgtcCACCCTAATCTTACTGTATGACTAATTTCATTAGACATTCTGTTAATGTGAGGGTTATTTTACCTGGATCGTAGGATGGAGGAGGGGGCGGAGGAAGAGGTCCTCCATCTTTCATTACTTGATTTATGCCCTTGGCGGCTCGAATGGTGGCGATAAATTCTTCATGCTTCCGACGCCAGTTGGACTGTTTCTTGGGTGGTTCAGGCTGTTTGAAagcaaaaatattgtttaaaaacaagcattttgaagaacagcaaaacACGTTTTTATTTGACGCATAAATAAAAGtgcaattaaatttttttaatcaatgcGCAAAGCAACGCTAAGTTGTAACTTATGCACAGTTGGTGCAATCGGCCCCAGCTGAATCCATTGGGAAAAAAACTGATAATCCAGTCATCACGAATATTTAACACTAACTCCAATATGTCAGAAGTGCCACAGTGAGAGAAAATTCAGTGATAATActgcaaaaaatgtaaacattcaaCTTACTTTATCAGACTTAGAGCTGCTGGTAGAACTGTGTAACTGAAACATAATCAAAATGGGTTTTCAGAATAATTCAGGACATGGTGTattgcagtggttctcaactccagtcctcaggccccccctcccagaacattttagatgtctccatatatgaaacacctgatttaGTTCATCAGCTTGtaagtgtgttaattaaggaaatgttcaaacattctggaaggagcctgatgagtggaatcagatgtttcatataaggagacatctaaaacattctgggaggggggcccgaggactggagttgagaaccactggtgaGTTGTATTAGGGTAGCCATGGGACAAAATCTTTCGTAATTGCATTTGAGGCAGATTTGGTATCACATTTGTTACGTCTGAAggttaagaaagagtcctgaaTGTTCTGAACTATGGcatgtttacaaaatacatCGGTGCGAGTAATTCTACAAATCCGTTTCCCAGCGTTGCCAAGCAATGAAGTTTCAAAGccacaaaaaaaataacaatgttttCTTCTTGTGCATTCCTGTACTCCTTTGTTTGTTATCATTCCTAAGATGACACACTTGTGAATGTGAAACAACTATGAGTtctataaacaaaatgttttttgatgAAAGATCCAGCAGTGGATATGTCACAATGTTAGATCCAATTAAAGCTTTAGATCAAGTTTACTAGATCTGTCTCATTTCATGAAAGTGAAACTTATACTCAAAGATAGTCAACTCTGTTGTGAGTCAACACTTTTACTCAAAGCAGATACAGAGATGGAGGGAGAAACAGTAGCAAGTAGGGGTGCAACGAGATCTCGTGAGATTAAATGTGTATCGCGAGATTTCTTGTGGAGGTTAAATGCTGGCtttttctcaaataaaagactgcatccttcggaggtcgcatttttaaactgcatttacttcataaagactgtcttattagagaatattaacaattagaAAGTTTACTACTTATTTAGTTAATCGCAacttgttgtaatatgctcacgacttgcgaatgtaatgctcagataattaactgaaataacgtatgcagcctgcatatgcgacctccggaggatgcagatttctgtttgaaccttttacagtgcatgcattatatttgtcttttacagcggttgcttttttgtttgggtttccaataatgttcgtttgTGAACTCGTGTCAAGTCTGAGACgcgttgtgtttgtttgttgatcagtgtcagatgtgaagtctcagcagattaaaccctcacagagtttacatgatttaatgtctgcatgttcttgctcaaaaatgacaatggCTGTATCACTTCTATTGTAAAGAAATGGGAATATATTACATATTCaaatgggtttaaacattgtttggctaaaaataagcgtttctctccgtctaaagtgaaagtCAAGATAGCGTCCGCGAGATGAGTCGactatcgccccctgcaggcatttgttataatccatacataatgctttttatttataggacacaaatgtaatgtgtttgttcatgtaatgttgtttactgtaacttggttttaatactttttttgaaccaattattattgcatattcgttattatgtcattttaaaggctactgctcacttgggtctatttttagcaaaataattgttagggccagtccttgattagttaaaacttttaaaaatgatgtgatttcagtttcttattcatttattttatcattgaggaaAGTGTAAAAAATAacgtctcgtctcgttctcgtgaacccaatctcgtgtctcgtcttgtggattaagtgtctcgtcacacccctagtaacAAGGTAATATAGCTGCAACAACTATTCAAATAGTCAATAATAATCGATAATGACAAGAGTTTAATAAACGTCCTTGTAAATTAAAgttttacagtaagtttttattagttaacattagttaactacattagtaaACATGagctaataatgaactgcacttatacagcatttattaatctttgttaatgttattttaacaattactaataccttattaaaatcttgttaatgttagttaatgcactgtaaactaacatgaataaacaattaaaagtgttatttctattaactaacattaacaaagattaataaatactgtaataaatgtattgctcatggtttgttaatgttagttaaagcaacactaaagagtttttactctttgctccccctacagggtAGAAGCAAatttgtccattaccactgtcgtaaataatttagcctactgcagcatagcaggctctgattggattgtaggtctgccctaaaaaaagcaagtttttgttagggatgcaccgataccgatactggtatcgggtatcggcctcgataccacattttctaaagtactcgtactcgttaaaagtcccccgatacctggaatcgataccacggtctgagaaatgtctatgtttgagcggcgtgtaaggggttaatgcctcttgtgttgtccaaagaggcagagtttacaacaaactggaaaactagtcctttgttttttgttaaattatatgactaaagctgttacctgtaaatttaaatcatgtttttttattaagtactcggtatcagtaagtactgaaatgcaagtactcgtactcgtactcgtattccaaaaaaagtggtatcggtgcatccctagtttttgtagttttcactcgaactacagaaCCGCGACCCGACGgctggaaacttctttagtgcggttttggccgatagagggctgcaaaggaaatgtgaaagtgccgatcaccctgtttcgagtggatgaacgacagaaacttttttggaaacgttattttaaggtaaaaaaactctttggtgttgctttaatacatttactaatgttatctaattaactttattgtaaagtgttacagatTAATATGAATGACTTTAGGTGTGTTCGACGTAATGCGGTGCTGCACAGACCGATCGGCAGCTGGCATGAAGCAGTGCACAGCAGTTAAAAATTTTGTCCGACTTGAGCTGGCGCCGACCACAGACATAAAACGGAGatatttaatgaaaatatagTACAAGCCGAAAGCATTTGATCAATATCataatctcatttttgacggaggtggcgtttagcggcttttgcttCTGACCGCTTCAAATCCATCTCTATATCTTTAAATCTATAATTCGAATCATAAGATCTCTcgttgaataaaaaaaaacaatttgagTTCAAGTGTTTCATGGTGCACACACCAGTTTTAAGAAACAAAGTGCACATTTTTGGTGaccacaataaaaaaacatgtgaatgcaCCCTTAGTACCCCTGTGATGTGGTGCCAGTGGTTTCTTCACCTTTGGTTTTATAGGTTTGAGTGTAGAAATATCGGTGCCTTCTGCCCTTTGCCTGCTGGAGTCAAACACCTTTCTTCGTTTTGCTGCTGACTTCTGGCAGATGGGTACGTGTTTTTTCTGAAACATTTAACAAGGTGTGTATCAAATAACCGTCTGACAGCACTGTGTTGACAGATTAATAACACcgcagtttgtgtttattttaggTCGCTCAAGTAATCCTGTTTTTGTTGCTAAGCTTTAAATGCAATGGCAATTATCTGAACCAAACACAATGCATTTCGGACAACCTTTTGCATTAATGCGCatcatgtacacacacacacacacacacacacacacacccacgcacacacacacctttcTGTTTGCCAGGGCATATTTGGCTGACATTGTagtttgatatttttatttgatttatttccTTCAAGttaaaaatactcacaagaaCCCTTGCAAAAAAATTCCTCCCACATATTTTGCACGCAACCAGGTCTTCAGAAATGGGGGGAGATTCTGAAGAACAAAACAGAATTGTACCAGACCATTATAATAACAGAAAATTACAAGTGACAAAGGAAGCAATAAAGATAAATGAATAGTTCAATAGTTCTACATTGCCTAAACAAATTAGATTTGACAATAGATGTGAAAATAGGTCACTCATGTCATTCCAtgcaaaacaacaaataaataataaaagccAATCTGTGGGAGAAACAAATCTATCTCGATCTCgtgatattttgatattttcccTCAGAAAAAAAACGTTCAGTTTTTCATGAAAGTGTTacatgaaaaataaacaataaatgaacagaaaattatgttattattatcaATAAAACTATACATTTATAATAATTGGTGTGGCACCATTCTCATTGCTATGTCACATTTAGCAGAACGGTTACAAAATGCAATTTCTGACCTTTAGCTGTCCCTTGGAAACTGGATCGAGGgcgtaatatttttttattagtgaCACAATTCTGGTAAAAATGTAACGTTAGCTACTTTCATTTTTCATTGTAAACCAGTGTAACCACAAGCGTTATGTATAAATCATGCACAGCCGCTCCCCCGCATCCAAACAAACATTCCGCTGAAGAGATAACAGGTTTAACCTCTGGCAAATATGTACACAtatcttttgtttattttatgccttACCGTCTATTTCCTCCATTATTTATTCCTGGTTGTACACCAAAGACGATGCTGTAGCAACTGGGTTTTCCTCCTAGGTAGCGGCTCCACATGCTAGTATCCGTGATTTTGATTGGTTCTTTCCATTTCGCAAACAGGGATAAGTGCAGTACCTGTGTTTGGCCGGTAGATGGGACGTGGGAGGCGCTGTGTACTGTATGGGATGTGAGTCTGCAAATGTGTGATACTATTCATGTTACTTAGTGtagggattttttttataaataaatatattattttagcaTAGACAATTAACTTGtatcttttattattttcattcttgtaataTTCCCTGGTGCATTTACAGTTCTATAATATTTTCTAAGTATATATTTACACATAGATAGAACACATTGCCAGTATCACCATATTGTAACATATTCATCTATTAAAATCTCTGTAAGGAGCTTGTTCACATTGCCCACTGAAGCAACAATTCAACATGTGTTTGGGCTGAGATGTCAAACAATAGAGACACTATTTGCTGAATCCGGGCTGAATCACAACACATCTGTCATGAATAGTGGGAAAATGCAGGGCAAACCAACAGCTGCACTGTCTGGAATTTACTCAATGAAATCAAATGGTTGGCAATATTTTATTTGAAATGGCACACACTGCACTATTATTTCTTATGGtgtgtaaaatacattttaattggtTGAATAAGAGCAAATAATTAGTCTGGGTGATCAATTTGTCTATATCCAAATTTCCATATACAGCCACATGCACATTATAAAAAATAGACCACTCAGAAAGtggattgttttgaaaaatccCAAAAATATAATGAACCTGAATACAAATCCAGGTCCATGGTTCTAAATCCACACAgggagaaaaaagaaaatctcaGGGCATAAGCAGGCAGGATGATTTTCGATAATCCTCTCATAGTTtttattgaataaaaaaatttagaTACAACAAAGGCTCTACATGAggagattaaaaaaatgaaatgatcaACACAGTATAAACAAAAAGCATATttataactaaataaaatttatttagaataaagagaatacataaatatacatttaaactcATAACTTTAATGAAATTATATAGAGAGTAAaacgaaaagaaaaaaataaagggcAATATGATTTttcctaatttttttttatattacaaGTAGTGGAAGGGATTTATAGAATCTATGAATGCAATATTATTCCAATATTACATGTTACTTAAGCAAATACAAATGAACACAGCAGTCTTTGGGTAttccaaataaaatatatattttctatcAACCAGTCCTGAACAGATATCCAAAAGATTTaggaaaaaatgaaaaatgtgttAGTACAATGATCACTTTTAATATGAATACCTCCAATGAATAAAGTGGGAAGAACTGATTTACCTTTAGTATAAAAAGGGAGCATTTTTATCCTACAGTACCAGCAGCAGCATCACGCACGCATACGTCATAGCGCTTCTTTTGTGCAGGCTCGTGGACTGACAGCTTCACCAGCAGAGCTTCGTCGCGTCCTACTGAAGTATTAACTGGAGCGACACAACTGTACACCACTGACAATTAGGACACCGTCCAGTCGACAACAGGTACAATTTGACAATGATTTGCAAAGACTCATCCATAAATATGGAGAGTTTCATTCTATGACACAATGATTTGTCTGCCAGTGAGACTTATATAACCCGTTATAAAGCCGTGTACTGTGTTGTAAATGAAATAATTCCTCTGGGGGTTACGTCCCTGCCATGTAGCTGCAATAGTCATACTGGTCTGGATGAAGTTATTAGATATTATGTTATTAACGAGCTCACTTGACATCTCAACACAAGAGGTGTGTTCGACTGTTCGACTTCATGAGGCGTTGCGCAGACCGTTTGGCATATGACatcaaactaccgcgagagcTAATCGAAAGCATAGGTTTTGAATTGCTCTCGCGATATTTTGATATGCGGAGCCCGCATGAAGTGGAACACACCAAAGCACGAGACTCGGGCTTACCACCGCAACATAATAAAGATTTACATATCACATACATTTACATATTTCCTTTTTATCATACTGTAGACAAAATACTAgtatgttatttaaaaatattaataaataaacacatttacgTGACAAGGGCAGTAGAATATCACAAAATTTCCCCCACATATATTTAGGCTATGCATTGGTGTTGGCTTCTAATAATAGGGCATTTTCATAACAAGTCTATTCCCAAGTTTATTTGTGAAAAAGAAAGCAATTTTAAATTAAGGATAATCTCACTATTGCTACTATTTTCAAGAATAATTTTACAATTCTCATATATCATATTGATATTATTTGTCATATTATACCCCAgttctttttttttgttgatgCAGAATGCATAACAGAAGACACA of Paramisgurnus dabryanus chromosome 22, PD_genome_1.1, whole genome shotgun sequence contains these proteins:
- the zc2hc1a gene encoding zinc finger C2HC domain-containing protein 1A isoform X1; its protein translation is MEEIDESPPISEDLVACKICGRNFFARVLKKHVPICQKSAAKRRKVFDSSRQRAEGTDISTLKPIKPKLHSSTSSSKSDKPEPPKKQSNWRRKHEEFIATIRAAKGINQVMKDGGPLPPPPPPSYDPDYIQCQYCQRRFSQNAADRHIKFCKEQASRISNKSKVTGTEKAKPPTKTPFKAPPPKKVNSPAAPAVSSRLPQRSACGQVAGSGIPSNKTSSIGSVRSISSGYSSLRTTSSGLTSPPSEANMKPKGLVSQSSLKNPTSGIGMNKKKIQNADNCISRNDLKNENDINYSTAGTKFCHECGTKYPVDWAKFCCECGVKRMCIN
- the zc2hc1a gene encoding zinc finger C2HC domain-containing protein 1A isoform X2 → MEEIDESPPISEDLVACKICGRNFFARVLKKHVPICQKSAAKRRKVFDSSRQRAEGTDISTLKPIKPKPEPPKKQSNWRRKHEEFIATIRAAKGINQVMKDGGPLPPPPPPSYDPDYIQCQYCQRRFSQNAADRHIKFCKEQASRISNKSKVTGTEKAKPPTKTPFKAPPPKKVNSPAAPAVSSRLPQRSACGQVAGSGIPSNKTSSIGSVRSISSGYSSLRTTSSGLTSPPSEANMKPKGLVSQSSLKNPTSGIGMNKKKIQNADNCISRNDLKNENDINYSTAGTKFCHECGTKYPVDWAKFCCECGVKRMCIN